Within Armatimonadota bacterium, the genomic segment GAACAGTCCGGTGCGGGCCTTCCGCGCCGTCGGCGGGACGCCGGTGGTCGTGGCGGAAGGTCGGGGCGCGCGCGTGACCGACGTCGACGGCCGGAGCTACCTCGACTACATCGGCTCGTGGGGCGCGCTGGTGCTGGGTCACGCCGCGCCCGAGGTCGTCGACGCCGTCCGGCGGGCCGCCGCGCGCGGCACCACCTACGGCATGCCCACGCCCTATGAGGCGGAACTGGCCCGAATGATCCAGGCCGCCGTTCCCTCAATGCAGCGGATGCGCTTCGTCAGTTCCGGCACCGAGGCCGCGATGAGCAGTCTGCGCGCGGCCCGGGGATTCACGGGTCGGGCCAAGGTGGTCAAGTTCGGGGGGTGCTATCACGGCCACGCCGACGCGCTTCTCGCGCAGGCCGGATCCGGGCTGGCCACCTTCGGGCTTCCCGGCAGCGCCGGGGTGACCCCGGGCGCAGTCGCCGACACCGTCGTGCTCCCTTACAACGACCTGGCCGCCGCGCGGGCGGTGTTTGCGGCGCGAGGAGCCGAGATCGCGGCGGTGATCGTAGAACCGGTGGCGGCGAACATGGGGGTGGTCCCGCCCGAGCCCGGCTTCCTCGCCGCGCTGCGCGAGCTGACGGCGGCCTGCGGGGCCCTGCTGATTTTCGATGAGGTGATCACCGGATTCCGGGTGGCCCGAGGCGGCGCGCAGGAGCGCTTCGGGATCACGCCCGACCTGACGTGTCTGGGGAAGATCGTCGGCGGCGGCCTGCCGCTCGCCGTCTACGGCGGCCGCGCCGACGTGATGGACCTCATCGCCCCGCTCGGCCCCGTCTATCAGGCCGGCACCCTGTCGGGGAATCCCCTGGCGGTGGCGGCGGGCGCGGCCACGCTGCGGCGGCTGGCCGAGCCGGGAATCTACGAGCGCCTGGAAACCCTGGCCGCAGGCCTGGAGGCGGGGTTGCGCGAGGCGGCGGACCGCGCGGGCGTATCCTGTTCCATCGCGCGGGTGGCCTCGATGCTCACGGTGTTCTTCACGCCTCGGGCGCCGCGCGACTACGCCGAGGCCGTGGCCGCCGACACCGCCGCTTTCGCCCGGTTCTTCCACGCCATGCGGGAACGCGGGGTGCTGCTGCCGCCGTCCCAGTTCGAGGCCTGGTTTATTTCCTTGGCGCATACCGACGACGATGTCGCCCACACCGTCGCGGCGGCGGGGGCAGCCTTCCGGGCGGTGCGGCCGTGACGGCGGGATCCTTCGTCCTCGGGACGCGCGGCAGCACGCTGGCCGTGCGCCAGACGGAGGCGGTGGCGGCCGCGCTGCGCCGGGCCCATCCTGCGCTCACCGTCTCCATTCTGACCATCCGGACTACCGGGGACCAGCAGCCCGAGGCGCCCTTTGAGGCCCTGCCCGGGATCGGCTTCTTCGTCAAGGAACTGGAGGTCGCGCTCCTCGAGCGGCGCGTGGATGCGGCGGTGCACAGCATGAAGGACCTGCCCACGGCGGCCACCCCGGGCCTGACGGTGTGCGCCGTCACCGCGCGCGAGGATCCCCGCGACGTCCTGGTCGGACGTCCGGGCGCCACGCTGGCGACCCTTCCCCGGGGAGCCCGGATCGGCACCGGCAGCCCGCGGCGCGCGGCGTTCGTGCGC encodes:
- the hemL gene encoding glutamate-1-semialdehyde 2,1-aminomutase, which produces MGDAVAATSEDLFAESLRYFPGGVNSPVRAFRAVGGTPVVVAEGRGARVTDVDGRSYLDYIGSWGALVLGHAAPEVVDAVRRAAARGTTYGMPTPYEAELARMIQAAVPSMQRMRFVSSGTEAAMSSLRAARGFTGRAKVVKFGGCYHGHADALLAQAGSGLATFGLPGSAGVTPGAVADTVVLPYNDLAAARAVFAARGAEIAAVIVEPVAANMGVVPPEPGFLAALRELTAACGALLIFDEVITGFRVARGGAQERFGITPDLTCLGKIVGGGLPLAVYGGRADVMDLIAPLGPVYQAGTLSGNPLAVAAGAATLRRLAEPGIYERLETLAAGLEAGLREAADRAGVSCSIARVASMLTVFFTPRAPRDYAEAVAADTAAFARFFHAMRERGVLLPPSQFEAWFISLAHTDDDVAHTVAAAGAAFRAVRP